Proteins encoded together in one Amblyomma americanum isolate KBUSLIRL-KWMA chromosome 1, ASM5285725v1, whole genome shotgun sequence window:
- the LOC144135255 gene encoding uncharacterized protein LOC144135255: MRWRCALLSVAWLQGVACMKLWRGVADKGPAPTGPPMHAANEDDEYYLEDTGEKEYYYYDQDEYYEYFQDRKPIAGFRNRRLERSLKKLRRTIQAAAVQGCNETQLINVRNMCERKMTLAKKLRRRRPRNKKVRSVQWRKVCRLVTDYSDCISAIAPSRECPDIAFKLKTDALRSVHTEGFQVCRSPSVEPFACLVVAAASTYAQRLLQN; the protein is encoded by the exons ATGCGATGGCGATGCGCGCTGCTTTCTGTGGCCTGGCTCCAAGGCGTGGCGTGCATGAAGCTCTGGCGCGGCGTCGCTGACAAGGGCCCGGCGCCCACGGGGCCTCCCATGCATGCCGCCAACGAAGACGACGAGTACTACCTCGAGGACACGGGCGAAAAAGAGTACTACTACTACGACCAGGACGAATACTACGAGTACTTCCAGG ACAGGAAGCCAATTGCAGGTTTTCGAAACCGCAGACTGGAAAGGTCTCTAAAAAAACTGCGACGCACGATTCAAGCAG CGGCCGTACAAGGATGCAACGAAACGCAACTTATCAACGTGAGAAATATGTGTGAGAGAAAAAtgaccttggccaagaagctccgCCGCAGAAGACCCCGCAACAAGAAAGTCCGGTCAGTTCAGTGGCGAAAAGTTTGCAG GCTAGTGACCGACTACTCAGACTGCATATCGGCCATAGCGCCCAGCAGGGAATGTCCAGACATTGCTTTCAAACTGAAGACGGACGCCCTGCGCAGTGTCCACACTGAAGGATTTCAAGTGTGTCGCTCCCCGAGTGTTGAGCCCTTCGCCTGTCTGGTCGTGGCAGCTGCCAGCACTTACGCCCAAAGGTTGCTTCAGAATTAA